A single genomic interval of Acetobacteraceae bacterium harbors:
- a CDS encoding SDR family oxidoreductase — MQLSIPDTIPRVALVTGGAKRIGRALVMALAAEGFKIAIHCHQSAAEAEKLLQEIQHQGYILTADLADESAVSGLIGAASAQLGPVGILVNNASIFERDAWDTVTEDSWQRHQGINLRAPFVLSQAFARALPSSAEGVILNLLDDRVWKLTPHYTSYTVSKSALWTLTQTLALALAPRIRVNAIGPGPVLPAQGQSDAEFLRMCQATPLQHGATPEEVAQTAMALAAMRAVTGQMVAPDGGQHLAWRTD; from the coding sequence ATGCAATTGAGCATTCCGGATACCATCCCGCGCGTCGCGCTTGTTACGGGCGGCGCGAAACGCATCGGGCGTGCACTGGTCATGGCCCTTGCGGCAGAGGGGTTCAAAATTGCGATTCATTGCCATCAAAGCGCTGCCGAGGCGGAAAAGCTTCTGCAGGAAATCCAGCATCAGGGTTACATCCTGACCGCCGACCTTGCTGACGAATCGGCCGTCTCCGGGCTGATCGGTGCCGCTTCGGCGCAGTTAGGTCCCGTCGGTATCCTCGTCAATAATGCCTCGATTTTTGAGCGCGATGCGTGGGACACTGTGACAGAGGATAGTTGGCAGCGTCATCAGGGGATCAACCTCCGCGCGCCCTTCGTGCTGTCCCAGGCATTTGCGCGGGCGCTTCCATCGTCGGCGGAAGGGGTGATTCTTAATTTATTGGATGATCGGGTCTGGAAATTGACGCCGCATTACACCAGTTATACGGTTTCGAAGTCCGCATTATGGACCCTGACGCAGACATTGGCCCTGGCTTTGGCACCGCGCATCCGCGTGAATGCGATCGGGCCGGGTCCGGTTCTGCCCGCGCAGGGCCAGAGTGACGCGGAATTTCTGCGGATGTGTCAGGCCACGCCGCTTCAACACGGTGCAACGCCGGAGGAAGTCGCCCAAACGGCGATGGCTCTGGCTGCCATGCGCGCCGTGACGGGCCAGATGGTGGCCCCCGATGGCGGGCAACATCTCGCCTGGCGAACAGATTGA
- a CDS encoding YbaB/EbfC family nucleoid-associated protein: protein MKNLAGLMKQASQMQAKMEELQARLDALMIEGEAGAGLVKITLNGKGDMKKLVIDPKLLTPTDAEMVQDLILAAFSNARSKVEAASTEEMRRLTGGIDLPAGFKLPF from the coding sequence ATGAAAAATCTCGCCGGCCTAATGAAACAGGCTTCCCAAATGCAAGCCAAAATGGAGGAATTGCAGGCGCGGCTCGACGCTTTGATGATTGAGGGTGAAGCGGGCGCGGGTCTCGTCAAAATCACCCTGAATGGCAAAGGCGATATGAAAAAGCTGGTCATCGACCCGAAATTACTGACGCCAACCGATGCTGAGATGGTGCAGGATCTCATCCTGGCGGCTTTCAGCAATGCACGCAGCAAGGTTGAAGCTGCCAGCACGGAGGAAATGCGGCGTCTAACCGGTGGGATCGATCTGCCCGCCGGCTTTAAACTGCCTTTCTGA
- a CDS encoding DNA polymerase III subunit gamma/tau, producing the protein MSGHESHPDDALPLPPAAYRVLARKYRPQFFDDLIGQESTIRILRRAFALKRVAHAFMLTGVRGVGKTTTARIIARALNCIGPDGKGEATVEPCGVCANCTAILADRHPDVLEMDAASRTGVDDVREIIEQTRFRPIQGRMKVFIIDEVHMLSRNAFNALLKTLEEPPERVTFIFATTELRKVPVTVLSRCQRFDLRRVPSQMLVAHFDSIAHKEGVAFSPEALGLIARASDGSVRDGLSLLDQAIVRGAEEGADRIEENVVSAMLGLSDRETVYDLFEALIKGDVARVLSVTDNAYALGVELGGLLGELLELVHFISRLKAVPSLGKRPDLTEVERSRGVAFSQDLSMAVLGRAWQILVNGLKELEIAPDRRGAVEMILLRLCYANSLPTPDDLIRQARGTISPRDAGLTSPVRDPSDVTLTALNAGPAEGAVTAGHDRVRPVVSHRDLHLVADNTRPAPAAALAPHIEAAPAAHSVCPPHPIEEETATVSAVPSEEPPPEMVMTGTDGAPQHPVQVTRPETTSPLPHVAASEIAEPATDAALEITPDVSAVPPIRSWREMVAYVKWSSKPLLHGLLRYAAHCVRFEPPEIAIRLQSGVNPCSLARLQAVLNLHYPDRFIIMASHEEGAPTLDEQGAQVTESYRQSMQEDPLVQAIITHFPGAHLGLPRDLSLDDYGLPPKNLDEVMPSAFPEEGPDAEGLETELPEDDISQPGYRYH; encoded by the coding sequence ATGAGTGGTCACGAATCGCATCCCGACGACGCCCTGCCCCTCCCTCCTGCGGCCTATCGCGTCCTGGCGCGGAAATACCGCCCCCAATTCTTTGATGACCTGATTGGTCAGGAAAGCACTATCCGCATCCTGCGGCGGGCTTTCGCCCTCAAACGCGTTGCACATGCATTTATGCTGACAGGCGTCCGTGGTGTCGGCAAAACGACGACAGCGCGCATCATCGCCCGCGCCCTCAACTGCATCGGGCCTGATGGTAAAGGGGAGGCAACCGTTGAGCCCTGTGGCGTCTGCGCAAACTGCACCGCGATCCTGGCTGACCGTCATCCCGACGTGCTGGAGATGGATGCGGCCTCCCGCACCGGGGTTGATGATGTCCGGGAAATTATTGAGCAGACGCGTTTCCGTCCGATTCAGGGGCGTATGAAGGTCTTCATCATTGATGAGGTCCATATGCTGTCCCGTAATGCATTTAACGCCTTGCTCAAAACACTTGAAGAACCGCCGGAGCGCGTCACCTTTATTTTCGCCACCACGGAGTTGCGGAAAGTCCCCGTTACAGTGCTCTCACGCTGTCAGCGTTTTGACCTCAGGCGCGTGCCAAGTCAGATGCTTGTGGCACATTTCGATTCGATTGCGCATAAAGAGGGGGTCGCTTTCTCCCCTGAGGCACTTGGTCTCATCGCGCGGGCGAGTGACGGCTCGGTGCGTGATGGGCTGTCACTTCTTGACCAGGCGATTGTGCGTGGGGCGGAGGAGGGTGCCGACCGTATTGAGGAAAATGTCGTCAGTGCCATGCTCGGATTATCCGATCGGGAGACGGTTTATGACCTCTTTGAAGCCCTCATAAAAGGGGATGTGGCGCGCGTTCTGAGCGTGACGGATAATGCCTATGCACTGGGGGTGGAACTGGGCGGTTTACTCGGTGAACTGCTTGAGCTTGTCCATTTCATCTCTCGCCTGAAAGCGGTGCCGTCCCTCGGAAAACGCCCTGACCTGACAGAGGTTGAGCGCAGTCGCGGTGTCGCCTTTTCGCAGGATCTTTCCATGGCGGTTCTGGGGCGTGCCTGGCAGATTCTGGTCAATGGTTTGAAAGAGCTGGAAATCGCGCCCGACCGCCGCGGCGCTGTGGAGATGATCCTCCTGCGACTCTGTTACGCCAATTCCCTTCCCACCCCGGATGATCTGATCCGTCAGGCACGGGGGACGATATCGCCGCGTGATGCCGGGCTGACATCTCCCGTGCGCGACCCGTCGGATGTGACGCTCACCGCCCTCAATGCCGGGCCTGCGGAAGGCGCGGTCACTGCGGGTCACGACAGGGTGCGTCCCGTCGTCTCGCATCGGGACCTCCATCTCGTCGCGGATAATACGCGTCCCGCGCCGGCCGCCGCATTGGCGCCGCATATCGAGGCGGCACCCGCCGCACATTCTGTCTGCCCGCCGCACCCGATTGAGGAAGAAACCGCTACGGTGAGCGCCGTCCCGTCGGAAGAACCGCCGCCCGAGATGGTCATGACAGGCACAGATGGCGCGCCTCAACATCCCGTGCAAGTGACTCGCCCGGAGACAACATCGCCCCTGCCGCACGTCGCCGCGTCCGAGATCGCGGAACCTGCCACGGACGCGGCACTGGAGATAACGCCGGACGTCTCGGCCGTGCCGCCCATTCGCTCATGGCGTGAGATGGTTGCCTACGTCAAATGGTCGTCTAAGCCACTTTTGCACGGCCTGTTGCGCTATGCCGCGCATTGTGTGCGGTTTGAGCCGCCTGAAATCGCGATCCGTCTACAAAGCGGCGTTAATCCATGCAGTCTGGCGCGACTTCAGGCCGTGCTGAATCTGCATTACCCGGATCGCTTCATCATTATGGCCTCCCATGAGGAGGGCGCGCCGACTTTGGATGAGCAGGGCGCGCAGGTGACGGAATCTTACCGGCAATCCATGCAGGAAGATCCCCTCGTCCAGGCGATCATCACGCATTTCCCCGGCGCGCATCTCGGCTTGCCGCGGGACCTTTCCCTTGATGATTACGGCCTGCCGCCTAAAAATCTGGATGAGGTTATGCCGTCTGCTTTCCCCGAGGAGGGGCCTGATGCTGAAGGGTTGGAGACGGAATTGCCGGAAGACGATATAAGTCAGCCCGGCTATCGCTATCACTGA
- the ggt gene encoding gamma-glutamyltransferase produces MTCLATLADPLGYQATHRGDNSHPAVVAPHAMVVSAQHLATDAGVEILRAGGNAVDAAVAVGYALAVVYPAAGNIGGGGFATIRLPDGQTHFIDFREHAPLAATSTMYQDKDGNVDKAASVEGWRAVGVPGTVAGLDALERKWGRLGLTRVMAPAIRLAEEGFHLEVDDVDLLNSAKDRLARDSYAKKIFLNPDGSALEVGDTLVQKALANSLRRITQRGDKGFYEGETAQEIVAASRRGGGILSLKDFISYKIRALEPLHCNYRGYRIDTAPPPSGGGVAICEILNILSAYDLKKIGLRSVSGVQLQTEAMRHAYSDRRDLGDPAFVKNPIAHLMDPSYAAAIRAGFRRDHAIDSASLLPGEALPQGDASVTQPSREKHETTQFCAADRSGIAVSVTYTLNGWYGAHVVGGRTGIVMNDEMDDFSVKPGVPNMYGIVGSRANEIAPGKTPLSSMSPTIISKDGKLVMAIGSPGGSRIPTIVLNVVLGVIDGGMDIQQAINQPRIHEQWMPHALEVEPGALTSHVSTVLRAHGYQITEQPQYWGLAQGILFGRPHLDAPVTGFAYGGSDQRHAGGLARGL; encoded by the coding sequence CCGCTGTCGCCGTCGGTTACGCCCTCGCCGTCGTTTACCCGGCTGCCGGCAATATCGGGGGCGGCGGTTTTGCGACGATCCGACTGCCGGATGGGCAGACGCATTTCATTGATTTCCGGGAGCATGCGCCGCTTGCCGCAACATCCACAATGTATCAGGACAAAGATGGCAATGTCGATAAAGCGGCAAGCGTTGAGGGCTGGCGTGCTGTGGGTGTGCCGGGTACAGTCGCAGGGCTGGACGCTTTGGAGCGCAAATGGGGCCGCCTCGGCCTGACCCGCGTCATGGCACCCGCCATCCGACTGGCAGAGGAAGGGTTTCATCTGGAGGTCGATGATGTCGATCTGCTGAATTCCGCCAAAGACCGCCTTGCCCGGGACAGTTACGCGAAAAAAATCTTCCTCAATCCGGATGGCAGCGCGCTAGAGGTTGGCGACACGCTCGTGCAGAAAGCCCTCGCCAATAGTTTGCGGCGGATTACGCAGCGCGGTGATAAAGGCTTTTACGAAGGTGAGACAGCGCAGGAGATCGTTGCAGCCAGTCGGCGAGGCGGCGGTATTTTGTCTCTCAAGGATTTCATATCCTATAAGATCCGCGCGCTAGAACCTTTGCACTGCAATTATAGAGGTTATCGTATCGATACGGCCCCACCGCCGAGCGGGGGTGGCGTTGCCATTTGTGAAATCCTCAATATTCTTTCCGCCTATGATCTGAAAAAGATCGGTCTGCGAAGCGTTTCCGGTGTGCAGCTTCAGACGGAAGCCATGCGTCACGCTTATTCCGACCGTCGGGATCTCGGAGACCCTGCTTTCGTGAAAAATCCGATCGCTCATTTGATGGACCCATCTTACGCGGCTGCGATCAGAGCGGGTTTCCGACGCGATCACGCAATCGACTCAGCATCTCTTTTGCCGGGTGAGGCCCTGCCGCAAGGCGATGCCTCTGTCACGCAGCCCTCACGTGAGAAACATGAAACGACGCAATTCTGCGCGGCGGATCGGTCAGGGATCGCGGTCTCCGTCACCTACACCCTGAATGGATGGTACGGTGCGCATGTCGTGGGTGGCCGAACGGGCATCGTGATGAATGACGAGATGGATGACTTCTCCGTCAAGCCGGGCGTGCCCAATATGTATGGGATCGTCGGGTCACGCGCCAATGAGATCGCGCCGGGCAAGACGCCGCTTTCCTCCATGTCGCCGACAATCATCTCCAAAGATGGCAAGCTCGTCATGGCGATTGGCAGCCCCGGCGGCTCCCGCATCCCCACAATTGTCCTCAATGTTGTGCTTGGCGTGATTGACGGGGGGATGGATATTCAGCAGGCCATCAATCAACCGCGTATTCATGAGCAATGGATGCCCCATGCGCTCGAAGTGGAACCGGGTGCGCTGACCTCTCATGTCAGCACGGTCCTGCGGGCACATGGATATCAGATCACGGAGCAGCCGCAATATTGGGGGCTCGCCCAAGGTATTCTCTTCGGTCGTCCGCATCTCGACGCGCCGGTGACGGGTTTTGCTTATGGCGGTTCAGACCAGCGTCATGCCGGGGGGCTGGCGCGCGGATTGTAA